The following proteins are encoded in a genomic region of Paenibacillus antri:
- a CDS encoding copper homeostasis protein CutC — protein MIIEVIAIRAGDVEAACKFGANRIELVTGIAEGGLTPSAGLIERAVRTASIPVNVMLRPHSQSFVYGEEDYQVLLRDLNVIREAGAAGFVFGALTEEGDIDRAGLERILEEAGGLDMTFHRAFDEIEDQEAALRTLALYPQIKRVLTSGGKRPAPEAIPQIRRLSSLADELGLRILAGHGLKPDTVGSFAASAGVREVHFGSGVRENGSFDRPIDPERMRAARRNLGS, from the coding sequence ATGATTATCGAAGTGATCGCGATCCGCGCGGGCGATGTCGAAGCGGCCTGCAAGTTCGGGGCGAACCGCATCGAGTTGGTGACGGGGATCGCGGAGGGCGGACTTACGCCGAGCGCCGGGTTGATCGAACGCGCGGTTCGAACGGCGAGTATCCCCGTGAACGTCATGCTGCGGCCCCACAGTCAATCGTTCGTATACGGCGAGGAGGATTACCAGGTTCTCCTTCGAGATCTGAACGTCATTCGCGAAGCCGGGGCGGCCGGCTTCGTCTTCGGGGCGTTGACCGAAGAAGGCGATATCGACAGGGCCGGGCTGGAACGAATCCTGGAGGAAGCGGGCGGCTTGGATATGACGTTCCACCGGGCGTTCGACGAAATCGAAGATCAGGAAGCCGCCTTGCGGACTTTGGCGTTATATCCGCAAATCAAGCGAGTGTTGACCTCGGGAGGGAAGCGCCCCGCGCCGGAGGCGATTCCGCAAATTCGCCGCCTCTCCTCTCTCGCGGATGAATTAGGTCTCCGCATTCTGGCCGGTCACGGCTTGAAGCCGGACACCGTCGGTTCCTTCGCCGCGTCCGCCGGCGTGCGCGAGGTGCATTTCGGCTCGGGCGTCCGCGAGAACGGCAGCTTCGATCGTCCGATCGATCCGGAGCGAATGCGCGCGGCGCGTCGGAATCTCGGCTCGTAG
- a CDS encoding asparaginase: MEVRLVEEYRGATLENIHYGHVCVMDDTGKVVLRAGDPDWVAYMRSAAKPFQAIPAFVRGIDEKFGLTDREKTLLTASHRAEASHVEALESMLAKIGVAEECLVCAETYPLSAQARDALVSAGKSKRRLYHNCSGKHLGVLALCKAMGYDTAGYEDPSHPAQREILQAVSMFSGVKEADIRLGTDGCGFPVFALPLRSIAAMFLKLACPDLLPDEASRRAATEIGRVMNAQSDMVSASWFICSNLLKDPNIVAKGGAKGVYGFGLRKERLAVALKVLDGSEDEWPIVIASVLEQLGYDNRETIDRMYRLTPKEIRNDAGLVVGANRAVFTLH; the protein is encoded by the coding sequence ATGGAAGTACGATTGGTAGAAGAATATCGCGGCGCAACGCTGGAAAACATTCATTACGGTCACGTCTGCGTCATGGACGATACCGGGAAGGTCGTTCTGCGCGCGGGAGACCCGGACTGGGTCGCTTACATGCGATCGGCGGCGAAGCCGTTCCAAGCGATTCCGGCGTTCGTGCGCGGCATCGACGAGAAATTCGGGTTGACGGATCGGGAGAAGACGCTGCTGACGGCCTCGCACCGCGCCGAGGCTTCCCATGTGGAAGCGCTCGAATCCATGCTCGCGAAAATCGGCGTCGCGGAGGAATGCTTGGTTTGCGCGGAGACGTACCCCTTAAGCGCGCAGGCGCGGGATGCGCTGGTGTCGGCCGGGAAGTCCAAGCGGCGCTTATACCATAACTGCTCCGGCAAACATCTGGGCGTATTGGCGCTGTGCAAGGCGATGGGATACGACACGGCGGGGTACGAGGATCCTTCGCATCCGGCGCAACGCGAAATATTGCAGGCCGTCTCGATGTTCTCTGGCGTCAAGGAAGCGGACATTCGGCTCGGCACGGACGGCTGCGGCTTCCCGGTGTTCGCGCTGCCGCTCCGAAGCATCGCTGCGATGTTCTTGAAGCTGGCATGCCCGGATCTGCTTCCGGACGAAGCATCGAGGCGGGCGGCGACGGAGATCGGGCGGGTCATGAACGCGCAATCCGATATGGTGTCGGCATCCTGGTTCATTTGCTCCAACCTATTGAAGGATCCGAACATCGTCGCGAAGGGCGGCGCCAAAGGCGTATACGGCTTCGGACTCCGGAAGGAACGTCTCGCGGTCGCCTTGAAGGTGCTGGACGGCTCCGAGGACGAATGGCCGATCGTCATCGCTTCCGTCCTGGAGCAGCTCGGGTACGACAACCGAGAGACGATCGATCGGATGTACCGGTTGACGCCGAAGGAGATTCGAAACGATGCCGGCCTCGTCGTCGGCGCCAATCGAGCGGTCTTTACCCTGCACTGA
- a CDS encoding carbohydrate ABC transporter permease: protein MRSVKTDDAGSKLFDLANIALMLALVFVTFYPIYYIFIVSVSDGNAVMRGEVAFWPIKMNWSTYSLLFEDPSILRSYANTIVYTVVGTTINVVCTAMCAYPLSKPHFYGRGFFTLLIVITMFFSGGLIPSYLLVQKLGLLNTMWALVLPGAISVWNMIIMRTFFQGIPNELYESAEMDGANELVSLIRITLPLSKAIMATMGLFYAVGHWNSFFGAMIYLDDKDKFPLQIILRNMVVLGEMSGQTQEIGGIYSAVTATNIKYAVIIVAVVPILLVYPFIQKYFVKGVMIGSLKG from the coding sequence ATGCGATCCGTGAAGACCGACGACGCGGGAAGCAAGCTGTTCGACTTGGCGAATATCGCCCTCATGCTGGCGTTAGTGTTCGTCACGTTTTATCCGATTTACTACATCTTTATCGTGTCCGTCAGCGACGGAAACGCGGTCATGCGCGGCGAGGTGGCCTTCTGGCCGATCAAGATGAATTGGAGCACCTATAGTCTGCTATTCGAGGATCCGTCGATCCTTCGGTCGTATGCGAACACGATTGTATATACGGTCGTGGGCACGACGATCAACGTCGTTTGCACGGCGATGTGCGCTTATCCGTTGTCGAAGCCGCATTTTTACGGCAGAGGCTTCTTCACGCTGCTCATCGTCATTACGATGTTTTTCAGCGGCGGACTGATTCCTTCTTATTTGCTCGTGCAGAAGCTCGGGTTGCTGAACACGATGTGGGCGCTCGTACTCCCCGGAGCGATCAGCGTGTGGAACATGATCATCATGCGCACCTTTTTCCAAGGCATTCCCAACGAGCTGTACGAATCCGCCGAGATGGACGGCGCGAACGAGCTGGTGTCGCTGATCCGAATCACGCTGCCGTTGTCGAAGGCGATTATGGCGACGATGGGGTTGTTTTATGCCGTCGGCCATTGGAACAGTTTCTTCGGAGCCATGATTTACCTTGACGACAAGGATAAGTTTCCGCTGCAGATCATCCTTCGGAATATGGTCGTGCTCGGGGAGATGTCCGGGCAAACCCAAGAAATCGGCGGCATCTACAGCGCCGTCACCGCGACGAACATCAAGTACGCCGTCATCATCGTCGCCGTCGTTCCGATCCTCTTGGTATATCCGTTCATCCAGAAGTATTTCGTCAAGGGCGTCATGATCGGTTCGTTGAAAGGGTAA
- a CDS encoding dihydrodipicolinate synthase family protein yields MKQTIDGGVWPTMVTPFDERNGIDYESVERQVEWYAARGVRGLFAVCQSSEMFFLSLAERTALASFVKRASAGRFPVIASGHVSDAPGDQVEELQAMAETGVDAVVLITNRLARQDESDEVWLERLEWLLERIPASATLGLYECPYPYKRVLSAETLGRCAEYGRFRFLKDTSCDIDNIRAKLETVRGTELRLFNANSATLLESLRLGAVGYSGVMANFHPELYATLTARWWEFGEEAEKLSDFLSLSALIERQSYPTNAKYYLMLEGVFRQEGSRTQPGRTLTATERLEVEQLRRLTAQYIERYGG; encoded by the coding sequence ATGAAGCAGACAATCGACGGCGGCGTTTGGCCGACGATGGTGACGCCGTTCGACGAGCGGAACGGTATCGACTACGAGTCGGTCGAGCGGCAGGTCGAATGGTACGCGGCGCGCGGAGTTCGCGGCTTGTTCGCGGTATGTCAATCGAGCGAGATGTTTTTCCTTAGCCTTGCCGAGCGCACGGCGCTCGCTTCTTTCGTAAAGCGAGCGTCCGCCGGCCGCTTTCCCGTCATCGCCTCCGGGCACGTCTCCGACGCGCCGGGTGATCAGGTCGAGGAATTGCAGGCGATGGCCGAGACCGGCGTCGATGCGGTGGTGCTGATCACGAATCGACTCGCGCGTCAGGACGAATCCGACGAGGTGTGGCTCGAGCGGCTGGAATGGCTGCTCGAGCGCATTCCGGCGAGCGCGACGCTCGGCCTGTACGAATGTCCTTATCCGTATAAGCGCGTGCTGTCCGCCGAGACGCTGGGCCGTTGCGCGGAATACGGCCGCTTCCGCTTCCTCAAGGATACAAGCTGCGACATCGACAATATTCGGGCGAAGCTGGAAACCGTTCGCGGCACCGAGCTCCGGCTGTTCAACGCGAATTCGGCCACGCTGCTCGAGTCGCTGCGGCTGGGCGCCGTCGGCTACAGCGGCGTGATGGCGAATTTCCATCCGGAGCTGTACGCGACGCTGACGGCGCGTTGGTGGGAGTTTGGCGAGGAGGCCGAGAAGCTGTCCGATTTTCTAAGCCTCTCCGCGCTGATCGAAAGACAGTCGTACCCGACGAATGCGAAGTATTACCTGATGCTGGAGGGCGTGTTTCGGCAGGAGGGCAGCCGGACGCAGCCGGGGCGGACGCTTACGGCGACGGAGCGTCTGGAGGTGGAGCAGCTGCGCCGGTTGACGGCGCAGTACATAGAACGGTACGGCGGATGA
- a CDS encoding AraC family transcriptional regulator, with the protein MNLDVVFPNITSTLQITGCHFGFKPSGWSYPKHHHHLYEVFHCREGEVCVSLGRDALVLRPGDWLLLRAGVRHAIDNRTNGEVAFFNIHFDLDDHDLRKRLGGADYTVIPSPDAAAADLPAYLAEIEALMSEQLRRSPVDPAGTERRLPLASGQRIVLQAYILLIVNEMIRRQGESGRGARSEGAKDPTFYEADMAHRIEERLERLVSSDGSISQIAEALNVSRSQCTKIFTKIYGIPPRQYVTQLKLSKAKELLVGTNRTVEDIANELGFHSASHFSRQFRRGTGMSPNQFRPRHMT; encoded by the coding sequence ATGAATTTGGACGTCGTCTTTCCGAATATTACAAGCACGCTGCAAATTACCGGCTGCCACTTCGGCTTCAAGCCGTCCGGCTGGAGTTATCCGAAGCACCATCATCACTTATACGAAGTGTTCCATTGCCGCGAAGGCGAAGTCTGCGTGTCGCTCGGCCGGGACGCGCTCGTCCTGCGCCCGGGCGACTGGCTGCTTCTTCGGGCCGGCGTCCGTCACGCGATCGATAATCGCACGAACGGCGAAGTCGCCTTCTTTAACATTCACTTCGACTTGGACGATCACGACCTGCGGAAACGGCTCGGCGGCGCCGATTATACGGTGATCCCGTCCCCGGACGCCGCCGCGGCCGATCTTCCCGCTTACCTGGCGGAGATCGAAGCGTTGATGTCGGAACAGCTGCGGCGCTCCCCCGTCGATCCGGCGGGGACGGAGCGACGGTTGCCGCTCGCCTCGGGTCAACGCATCGTCCTGCAAGCTTACATTCTGCTGATCGTGAACGAGATGATCCGCCGGCAAGGCGAATCCGGCCGCGGCGCCCGCTCGGAAGGCGCCAAAGACCCGACGTTTTACGAGGCGGACATGGCCCACCGAATCGAAGAACGTCTGGAGCGACTAGTTTCGTCGGACGGCTCCATCTCGCAAATCGCCGAAGCGTTGAACGTAAGCCGCAGTCAGTGCACGAAGATCTTCACGAAAATTTACGGCATCCCGCCCCGGCAATACGTGACGCAGCTGAAGTTGTCCAAGGCGAAGGAGCTGCTCGTCGGCACGAACCGTACCGTGGAGGATATCGCGAACGAACTGGGCTTTCACTCGGCCAGCCACTTCTCGAGGCAGTTCCGCCGCGGCACGGGCATGTCTCCGAACCAGTTCCGTCCCCGCCATATGACGTGA
- a CDS encoding ABC transporter permease, whose translation MKETIIVRRVPDRRQPAKGISWTLMKKSKYYYLMFAIPLLYFLTFDYIPMFGILIAFKDYSVFDGILGSEWVGLAYFQEFLSDPYFYKILRNTLLIGLYQIAFAFPAPIVLALLLNELRYEKFKRFVQTVSYMPHFLSTVVVCGILVNFLSYDGLVNQALGFFGIENIHFLMIPEWFRTIYIGSGIWQGIGWGSIIYLAALTAIDPQLYDAAKIDGANRWKQMRHVTLPGIAPTIVIMLLFSIGAIMSVSFEKVLLLQNGANFDTSDIISTYVYRRGLVSTDFSYATAVGLFNSVVALFFLTIGNYISRKVSETSLW comes from the coding sequence TTGAAGGAGACGATCATCGTCCGCCGCGTCCCCGATCGCCGGCAACCGGCGAAGGGCATATCCTGGACGCTAATGAAAAAAAGCAAATATTACTATTTGATGTTTGCGATTCCGCTGCTGTATTTCCTAACGTTCGATTACATTCCGATGTTCGGCATCCTGATCGCGTTCAAGGACTACAGCGTATTCGACGGCATCCTCGGCAGCGAGTGGGTCGGACTCGCGTATTTTCAAGAGTTTCTATCCGACCCGTATTTTTACAAAATCTTGCGCAATACGCTCTTGATCGGCTTGTATCAAATCGCGTTCGCGTTCCCGGCGCCGATCGTGCTGGCCTTGTTATTGAACGAGCTGCGTTACGAGAAATTCAAGCGCTTCGTCCAAACCGTGTCGTACATGCCGCACTTCTTATCGACCGTCGTCGTCTGCGGCATTCTGGTCAACTTCTTGTCGTACGACGGGCTCGTCAACCAAGCGTTAGGTTTCTTCGGCATCGAAAACATTCATTTTCTCATGATCCCGGAATGGTTCCGCACGATTTACATCGGCTCGGGAATCTGGCAAGGAATCGGTTGGGGCTCGATCATCTATCTGGCCGCGCTGACCGCCATCGATCCGCAGCTGTACGACGCGGCGAAGATCGACGGAGCGAACCGGTGGAAGCAGATGCGGCACGTGACGCTGCCCGGCATCGCCCCGACGATCGTCATCATGCTGTTATTCAGCATCGGGGCGATTATGTCGGTATCGTTCGAGAAGGTGCTGCTGCTGCAAAACGGCGCGAACTTCGATACGTCGGACATCATCTCCACCTATGTGTATCGAAGAGGTCTAGTCTCGACCGATTTCAGCTACGCGACGGCCGTCGGCCTGTTTAATTCCGTCGTCGCGCTGTTCTTCCTGACCATAGGGAACTACATTAGCAGGAAAGTCAGCGAGACGAGTCTATGGTAA
- a CDS encoding helix-turn-helix domain-containing protein, translated as MKRWVDVFRVNKMFLNILLSFLSLIIPVVLLGWISYVNFVNELKREYTEKIELHLTSSSHTVENYWKTIYEAGVNFYGDPAVRRLLRTSTWASEEDRSDLHELFESIDRTRFHVNQFAEELFVYADGTYVMTSDGANDFRAFFEKFRRYDGMDAEDWLATLDSDRSLEIVEPSRVTTSFQATEAFSLLVRNRSGKNRAVLVADVPVANVVRALQPVLDQGATEVVVTDGDGNVVLSTDERFANARDWGGDAGSASARSVENAEVRIDGERYIVSAVSTSTFGWTYRAITPLQAFRSQAQGILRLITVISIALCVIGTAFALLFSLKIYKPIRRIVEVYLEEDNRQQRDDAEPKRPNDLYAVGDGIRQWMSYRGRYLDEWQSMAREYADHALLQIVRGSDRNRKRDEELVRILQTQLNFKKDGYLCCAITFEFKDTFFRDVQDVERIVIENKMKNLIQGYLSEYAPLHVLESNDHLYVAIANVRTDEETERFKAGVAEFIRTFEYDRQYYHIRIGIGQPFAGLDGIAKSYRGAMAALRTLPPEDPSRVACAASPNDAQDVPYSYADENKLLKALRFGSKEEVEHAVDELLRKSGHALFARSGLIGEMYHTATRFAMERGIDADRLASESERTALTNSGPFANEQELEERQRLLVSYMHRMIETHLGPKQTQKSSQLAQTIKAYIEENYTNDLHLEHIADKMEVSVKYVSRVFKEHYNMNLTDYISELRIQLAKELLKSSGMAIQDISERVGFYNRTTFLRTFKKLEGTSPNEYRQRLRA; from the coding sequence GTGAAGCGTTGGGTCGACGTATTCAGGGTCAACAAGATGTTTCTGAACATCCTCCTCTCCTTCTTGTCGTTGATCATCCCCGTCGTATTGCTCGGATGGATCAGTTACGTCAACTTCGTCAACGAACTTAAGCGAGAGTATACCGAGAAAATCGAACTGCATTTAACCTCCTCCAGCCATACGGTAGAGAACTATTGGAAGACGATCTACGAAGCGGGCGTTAACTTCTATGGCGATCCCGCCGTCAGGAGGCTGCTCCGAACGTCGACCTGGGCATCGGAGGAAGACCGGTCGGACCTCCATGAATTGTTCGAGAGCATCGATCGCACGAGATTTCACGTGAACCAATTCGCGGAGGAGCTATTCGTATACGCCGACGGAACGTATGTGATGACGAGCGACGGCGCGAACGACTTTCGGGCGTTCTTCGAAAAATTCCGCCGGTACGACGGTATGGATGCCGAGGACTGGCTCGCGACGCTCGACTCCGACCGGTCTCTCGAGATCGTCGAGCCGTCCCGCGTGACGACGAGTTTCCAAGCGACGGAAGCTTTCTCGCTGCTCGTGCGCAATCGATCCGGCAAAAATCGCGCGGTGTTGGTCGCGGACGTCCCCGTCGCGAACGTCGTGCGCGCGCTGCAACCCGTGCTGGATCAGGGAGCGACGGAGGTCGTCGTGACGGACGGCGACGGTAACGTGGTGCTGTCCACCGACGAGCGATTCGCGAACGCGCGCGATTGGGGCGGGGACGCCGGTTCCGCCAGCGCCCGTTCGGTCGAGAACGCCGAGGTGCGGATCGACGGCGAACGCTACATCGTATCGGCGGTGTCGACGAGCACGTTCGGCTGGACGTATCGCGCGATCACGCCGCTTCAGGCGTTTCGGAGCCAAGCGCAAGGCATTCTTCGGTTGATTACCGTCATCAGCATCGCGTTATGCGTCATCGGTACCGCGTTCGCCCTTCTCTTTTCGTTGAAAATTTATAAACCGATCCGAAGAATCGTAGAAGTGTATTTAGAGGAAGACAACCGACAGCAGCGGGACGACGCCGAACCGAAGCGCCCGAACGATCTGTACGCGGTCGGGGACGGCATTCGGCAGTGGATGTCGTACCGCGGCCGGTATCTCGACGAATGGCAGTCGATGGCGCGCGAATACGCGGATCACGCGTTGCTGCAGATCGTTCGCGGATCGGATCGGAACCGCAAGCGGGACGAGGAGCTCGTGCGCATCTTGCAGACGCAATTGAACTTTAAGAAGGACGGGTATTTATGCTGCGCGATTACGTTCGAATTCAAAGACACGTTCTTCCGGGACGTACAGGACGTCGAGCGCATCGTGATCGAAAATAAAATGAAAAACCTGATCCAAGGGTATTTGTCGGAGTACGCCCCGCTGCACGTCTTGGAATCCAACGATCATCTGTACGTCGCGATCGCGAACGTCCGGACGGACGAGGAGACGGAACGGTTCAAGGCGGGCGTCGCGGAGTTCATCCGGACGTTCGAATACGACCGGCAATATTATCATATCCGCATCGGGATCGGCCAGCCGTTCGCGGGACTCGACGGCATCGCGAAATCGTACCGCGGGGCGATGGCCGCGCTGCGGACGCTTCCTCCCGAGGACCCTTCGCGGGTCGCCTGCGCCGCTTCCCCGAACGATGCCCAAGACGTTCCGTATTCGTACGCGGACGAGAACAAGCTCTTGAAGGCATTGCGATTCGGGAGCAAGGAAGAAGTGGAGCATGCGGTCGACGAGCTGCTGCGGAAGTCGGGTCATGCTTTGTTCGCCCGCAGCGGGCTCATCGGCGAGATGTATCATACGGCGACCCGGTTCGCGATGGAACGCGGCATCGACGCCGACCGGTTGGCGAGCGAATCCGAGCGGACGGCATTGACGAACTCGGGTCCGTTCGCGAACGAGCAAGAGCTGGAAGAACGGCAGCGCCTGCTGGTCTCCTATATGCATCGCATGATCGAGACGCATCTCGGACCGAAGCAAACGCAAAAGTCGAGCCAATTGGCGCAGACGATCAAAGCATACATCGAAGAAAACTACACCAACGATCTTCATCTCGAGCATATCGCCGACAAGATGGAGGTATCCGTCAAGTACGTGTCGAGGGTGTTCAAAGAACACTACAACATGAACTTGACCGACTATATCAGCGAGCTGCGCATTCAGCTCGCGAAGGAGCTGCTGAAGAGCAGCGGCATGGCGATTCAAGACATTTCGGAGCGCGTCGGCTTCTACAATCGAACGACGTTCCTGAGGACGTTCAAGAAGCTCGAGGGCACGTCCCCGAATGAATACCGGCAGCGGCTGCGAGCATAG
- a CDS encoding extracellular solute-binding protein, producing the protein MAFLLCVIFLTSLLAVACSSGDATAPKTGEPTSGGSTAAPGAAEAEPAREEVTVRWMRGENPAQAIMTDTPVLKEIQKRTGVTIELEPVPGSNYSDKKSALLSTNNIPDIMGVEASEVVRYANTGMFVAVSDYLDSMPNFKKVIEENPEIKKLYVDGKLYSFPITESYKIQGGKALLIRTDVLEELGLNTPTTFDELYDALKAMKAAYPESYPFSARGMSFMDAFSLGMGSGYGITYDDEENRYFYGQNKPEFKDVLTYLNKLYAEKILDPDFAINTKQNWDEKLSTGKSLFYYDNNSFAVNYNKALQEVDPDAKFDLIPYLRNAKGETKGWLYPKGWLVDNYVVSSKTKNPEALMRMFDWMYGPEGTLATNYGVEGETYEIAGGKPAIMQSVIDKYSASGDPVRTMMSEIGLGLLALSVRVDEGPMVQGSSPDLVRWGDELAADPGAYYAPSLAPVFTEDETERLKDISSKLSILTEDVVKFIIGTKPLSDFDAWAKQLTDAGADEMEAIYNEALQRAS; encoded by the coding sequence TTGGCATTCTTATTGTGCGTCATATTTCTTACGTCCCTCCTCGCGGTCGCCTGCTCCTCCGGCGACGCGACGGCCCCGAAGACGGGCGAGCCGACAAGCGGCGGATCGACCGCCGCGCCGGGAGCGGCCGAAGCGGAGCCGGCTCGGGAAGAGGTAACCGTTCGCTGGATGCGGGGCGAAAACCCGGCTCAGGCGATTATGACGGATACGCCGGTGCTGAAAGAAATTCAAAAACGAACGGGCGTGACGATCGAGTTGGAGCCGGTGCCGGGCAGCAACTATTCGGATAAGAAGAGCGCGCTCTTGTCCACGAACAACATCCCGGACATTATGGGCGTGGAAGCGTCGGAGGTCGTCAGATACGCGAACACGGGCATGTTCGTCGCCGTATCCGATTACCTCGATTCGATGCCGAATTTTAAGAAAGTTATCGAGGAAAACCCGGAAATCAAAAAGCTGTACGTCGACGGCAAGCTGTACTCGTTCCCGATCACGGAAAGCTATAAGATTCAAGGCGGCAAGGCGCTGCTGATCCGCACCGACGTCTTGGAAGAGCTGGGCCTGAATACGCCGACCACGTTCGACGAATTGTACGACGCGCTGAAAGCGATGAAGGCGGCGTACCCGGAATCGTATCCGTTCTCCGCGCGGGGCATGTCGTTCATGGACGCGTTCTCGCTCGGCATGGGCAGCGGCTACGGCATCACGTACGACGACGAGGAAAACCGGTATTTCTACGGCCAGAACAAGCCGGAATTCAAGGACGTGTTAACGTATTTGAACAAGCTGTACGCGGAAAAAATTCTCGATCCGGACTTCGCGATCAACACGAAGCAAAACTGGGACGAAAAGCTGAGCACGGGAAAATCGCTCTTCTATTACGACAACAACTCGTTCGCGGTGAACTACAACAAAGCGCTGCAGGAGGTCGATCCGGACGCGAAGTTCGATCTCATTCCGTACTTGCGCAACGCCAAGGGCGAAACGAAAGGCTGGCTGTACCCGAAAGGCTGGCTCGTGGACAACTATGTCGTAAGCTCGAAAACGAAAAATCCGGAAGCGCTGATGCGCATGTTCGATTGGATGTACGGACCGGAAGGCACGCTAGCGACGAATTACGGCGTCGAAGGGGAAACGTACGAAATCGCGGGCGGCAAGCCGGCGATCATGCAGTCGGTCATCGACAAGTACAGCGCTTCCGGCGACCCGGTGCGCACGATGATGTCCGAGATCGGACTCGGTCTGTTGGCGCTCTCGGTCCGCGTGGACGAAGGCCCGATGGTGCAAGGCTCCTCCCCCGACTTGGTTCGATGGGGCGACGAGCTCGCCGCGGACCCGGGGGCTTACTACGCGCCTAGCTTGGCTCCGGTGTTCACGGAGGACGAGACGGAACGGCTGAAGGACATTTCGTCGAAGCTGTCCATATTGACGGAGGATGTAGTAAAATTCATTATCGGCACGAAGCCGTTGAGCGACTTCGACGCATGGGCGAAGCAGCTGACCGACGCGGGCGCCGACGAGATGGAAGCGATCTACAACGAGGCGTTGCAGCGGGCGTCGTAG
- a CDS encoding sialidase family protein, whose product MTNIAFEKQYIFEEGQPFRSSHASTIAALPNGEALAAWFAGAHEKASDVAIWMSRRSADGVWSAPYKAADEEGIAHWNPVLFAQGDRVTLFYKVGHEITDWFTRAMRSEDGGRTWTPPSELVPGDVGGRGPVRNKPIALPDGTILAPASIERHDPDAPGKQIWEAFVDRSEDGGATWMRSALVPMDLSTYVGADHWFARGLIQPTLWRSDDRRVHMLLRSTEGRIFRSDSDDAGRTWSMAYPTPLPNNNSGIDLASTESGALALVFNPIAGYATDSPRTPLVVRFSTDYGETWGDEFVLENEPGEYSYPAIVAEGDTLYLTYTWKRDRIAFWKLTLSE is encoded by the coding sequence ATGACGAACATCGCGTTCGAGAAGCAATATATTTTCGAGGAAGGCCAGCCGTTCCGAAGCAGTCACGCTTCGACGATCGCCGCGCTGCCGAACGGGGAGGCGCTGGCGGCATGGTTCGCGGGCGCGCACGAGAAGGCGAGCGACGTCGCCATCTGGATGTCGCGGCGAAGCGCCGACGGGGTCTGGTCGGCGCCGTACAAAGCCGCCGACGAAGAAGGGATCGCGCACTGGAATCCGGTGTTGTTCGCGCAGGGCGATCGGGTGACGCTCTTCTATAAAGTCGGACACGAAATTACGGATTGGTTCACTCGCGCCATGCGGTCCGAGGACGGCGGCCGCACGTGGACGCCGCCGTCGGAGCTGGTGCCGGGCGACGTCGGGGGCCGCGGGCCCGTACGCAACAAGCCGATCGCGCTGCCGGACGGGACGATCCTAGCGCCGGCCTCGATCGAACGACACGACCCCGATGCGCCGGGCAAGCAAATCTGGGAGGCGTTCGTCGATCGGTCCGAGGACGGCGGGGCGACCTGGATGCGGAGCGCGCTCGTGCCGATGGACTTGTCGACGTACGTAGGCGCGGATCATTGGTTCGCGAGGGGATTGATCCAGCCGACGCTGTGGCGCTCCGACGACCGGCGAGTGCATATGCTGCTCCGCAGCACCGAAGGACGCATCTTCCGAAGCGACTCGGACGACGCGGGGCGAACATGGTCCATGGCGTACCCGACGCCGCTGCCGAACAACAACAGCGGCATCGACCTCGCTTCGACGGAATCCGGCGCGCTCGCGCTCGTGTTCAATCCGATCGCGGGCTACGCGACGGATAGCCCGCGCACGCCGCTCGTCGTTCGGTTTTCGACCGACTACGGCGAGACGTGGGGGGACGAGTTCGTCTTGGAGAACGAGCCGGGGGAGTATTCCTACCCCGCGATCGTGGCCGAGGGCGATACGCTGTACTTGACCTACACGTGGAAGCGGGATCGGATCGCCTTCTGGAAGCTGACATTGTCGGAATGA